The DNA segment AAACCAAGCAGGCCGCGCAAGCCCATCGCGGCGAGGACGCCCTCGAAGCCGGCCTCGATCTGAGCCATTTCGAACGTTTTTAGGAGGACATCATGGCAGCCATCGCAACAACCGATCAATTGCCGGCGGTTCTGCCGGAAAGTTCGCTGGCCGGGGCCGGCCAGTACCTCACCTTCGTCCTGGGCGGCGAGGTCTATGCGCTGGGGATTTTGAACATTAAGGAAATCATCGATTACGGCAACCTGACCGAAGTGCCGATGATGCCGGCCTTCGTGCGCGGCGTCATCAACCTGCGCGGCAGCGTGGTGCCGGTGGTGGATTTGTCGGCGCGCTTCGGCAAGGGTAGCACCCAGATTGCCAAGCGCACCGGTATCGTCATCGTCGAAACAGGTGTTCAATCCGACGACAACCAACAGGACATCGGCATCATCGTCGATGCGGTGAATGAAGTGATCGACATCGGCCAACAAGACATCGAACCGCCGCCCAGTTTCGGCACCGGCATCCGGCCCGAATTCATCAACGGCATGGCCAAACGCAACGGCCGCTTCATCATCCTGCTCAACGTCAACCGGGTGTTGTCGGTCGAGGAAATGGCCGATCTCAGCAAAGCCGCTTCCGATACCAGTCGCGCGCCGGCATTGGAGCATAGCGGCGAGTGATTCCACATTGCCCAAGATTGTAAAAGCGGACAACAGTCGGATACTAAACGCAGGCCGCGCTTCAAAATCATTCCGCTCGAATTCGAGCGGAATGCATAACCCTTTTAGAGCGCCGGCGGTTTCCTTAACTTTACCTTTGGCTTCTTCGATTCGATCTTCCATTTTTGAAAAACCAAGCCGTTGCAAACAGGCGGCTTGGTCAAAACTACGTCACATCTAAGCACTCGACGGAGGCTAAACCGGATGCGCCTACCCCTCACCTGGCTTCTAACCCTATCGATCCAACTTCTGTCGAGTTCGGTGCATGCCATAAGCGGCGACTTGGAACTCAGCAGCCTCGCCCAGCAAGGCAAACACCACGAATTGATCGAGGCTTTGGAGCCTTCGATCCGGGGAGGCGAAGATGTCTCCAGTTTTCAGTTGATGATGCTCGGCGGCGCCTACTACGAGGTTGGCAAATACCGTCAGGCGCTGGCAACAGTGGAACGGCTGGAGAAACGGCTACAGGCGGGAGATAGCTCGGCATTTGGCGCGGATTTGTCCGTCTATCCGGCCATCATTCGGGCTGCAGTTGCTCTTGACCAGGGCCTGCTTGAAGAGGCGATACACCAAGCCAATACCGCCGCCGGAAACTTGAAACCAAACCAGCCCTTTTACCGCTCCCAACTGATCATGACCGGTGGCACCCTCGGCGTTGCCCAAGCTCTGGCGGGGGCCGATAGCGAAGCGCGACAGCAGCTGGAACGAATTCGGGCCGTTAATCTGGATACCAGCAATCTAGGGCCGGAAAAATACACGGCAATGGCTCGTATCCAGATCGCGTTGAAGGACTTTGCCTCGGCGCTGGCCAGTATTTCCGATCCCGGCGCGGCCGTCAGCCCGACGTTAACGGCATTCTACGACCCAACCTTCCAGAACTTGCCGCGCTTCTTCATGCGCTGCAAGAGCCTCCTTGAAACGGGACGGGGTTCGGAGGCTAAGCTTGGTTACGATGAGTTATTGAAACATCCTCAAATCAACCAGTACGGCACCCTATACTGGGTCGTGCTCTATGATCGCGCCCGTATCGCCATCACGGAAAACGACCTGCCCGCCGCGATTGATCTGCTGCAACGCGCAATCGAAGTCATCGAGCAACGCCGATCATCGATCAGTACCGAAGCCGGACGCATCGGATTCGTGGGCGACAAGCAGGCGGTCTATGCTCAACTGGTCAGCCTCCTGCTGCGACAAGGTCTCGACCGGCAGGGATTCGATGTCGCCGAACGTGCCAAATCCCGCGCGTTGGTTGACCTGCTGGCATCGAAAAGCGAGTTTGCAATCCGCGATGCCGATCCTGGACAAGCGCGTCGGGTTTTAGCGGAGATTGACTCCCTGGATCAGGTTACCCAGCAGAAACTGGTAAGTCCGGTCGGACCGGACACTCCGGAGATTCGCTCGCTGGCCGTTGCTCGGCAGCAATTGGCCGCGACCTCGCCCCGTCTAGCCTCGTTGGTCAGCGTGGGTATCACCCCTATCGGCCAGGTGGCAACCATGCTGTCGGCTGAAGAATCCCTGGTCGAATACTACTACTCGGGAACCGATCTCCATGCTTTCGTACTCAAGAACGGCAAACTACACGCCGTGACGCTGGATAAAGGCCGGATTGAAACGGAGATACAGGCGCTACGCAACGCCATCGGACAACCGGATAGCGACAAGTGGCAAAGCCATGCCGAACGCCTGTATCAGCATCTGTGGCAACCTATCGACAAAATACTGTCGGGGACCAGCCGCATCATTATCGTTCCTCACGGAGCTCTTCATTACTTGCCTTTTTCAGTACTGCGGGGAGCGGATGGCAAAATGCTGGTCGAGCGTTACGGCCTGAGTGTTCTTCCCAGCGCGTCCGTATTGCAATTCCTGTCACCGATGCCGGCCGATAGCGCTGCTTCGATGCTTGTGCTGGGTAACCCCGACCTTAGCAACCCTGCCCTGGACCTCAAATTCGCCGGTGAGGAAGCCACGGTCGTCAGCCATTTTTACCCGGATAGCCGCCTGCTATTGCGCCGGGATGCATCGGAAACCAATCTCCGCAAGGCCGGGCGCGGGTTTCGGCGCCTGCACATCGCCAGCCATGGCAGTTTTCAGGCCGAAGCCCCGCTGGACTCGGGCCTTCATCTTGCGAAGGACGGCGAGAACGATGGCGTGCTCACCGTTGGCGAACTTTATGGAATGGACTTGGATGCCGAACTGGTTACGCTATCGGCCTGCGAAACGGGACTAGGCAAGATCGCGAGTGGCGACGATGTTGTGGGCCTTGGCCGAGGCTTCTTGTATGCCGGAGCCCGTGCTATCGTTTCGAGCCTATGGAGAGTTGACGACAAGGCAACCGGGGAATTGATGCAGGCCTTCTATCGCAATCTAGCCCAACATGACAAAGTCGAAGCGCTGCGCCAGGCTCAACTGTCGACCCGCGCTCAATTTCCGCACCCGTTCTTCTGGGCAGCCTTCCAGCTAACCGGGAGAGCCAACTAACTCGCGCAGCACATCCGCACAGAGCAGCTCATCGAGTTCGTATCACTCTTTGGGTGATGTCACTGGTTTTGGCTGGATTTTTTGGACAATAAAAAACCCGCTAAGCCTTGCGGCTAGCGGGTTTTTAAATTTCTTTGGACTACCTAAGAAAGGTAGGTGGTACGAGGGTCGGAATCGAAAATATATATAAGTATTTGTTTTATATATAAATATATAACACCTTGTTGACCTGTATCACTAATCGTATCACTCGACCTAATTGTAACTGTGTTCTATGCCATGCGTTAAGACGAAACTCCTTGCTAATTCTGATAGCCAAAGCGGCAACAATTTTAGGTTGATTTGCCTAAACAAACCCGATCAGAATCCAGGCCCGCAAAAAACCGTTAAACTTTGCCAATTACCGCCAATCACTTTTAATGTAAGCCATTGATGTGTAATTGGATTTGTTTTTTATCGATGTGCCTGTGTTGATTCAACAAAAAGCAGTGAATCGCCGTAACTATTTGAATCAAAAATGAATTTTTATTTCTAGTCGGCTTGTAAACTGAAATTTCACTTCTAAAACGTGCATTTTCCGCCATATTTTTACAGATGGCGTAATTTCCCAGTTATTTATCGATCATGCAATTTTCGGCAAAAACACCCATTTTTAAGCGTTTTTCATGCCGTTTCTATGGCTTTCTCATTAATCGTACATAATGTTGTTTCATTTTGAGACTTCAGCGCACAAATTTGGTGCAAAAACTGCGCGGGCGAGGAGGAGTGATTTTTGCCCGGCGGTCCGTCTTTGGCTGTACCGTGGCCGGTCGGCGTCAGTCAAGCCGCAACGGCCAGAGGATTCAACAGCACCGCATCCTTCAAATGGTCCGGCGCCAGGTGGGCGTAACGCATAGTCATGCTGATGTCCGCATGACCTAGGATTTTCTGCAGGCTCAGGATATTGCCGCCGTTCATAACGAAGTGACTGGCGAAGGAATGGCGCAAGATATGGGTTGATTGACCGCGCTGGAATATGATCTCGGTATGCTTCGCCGCTCGCCTGAATGACCCAATGCAGTTAGTGAATAGTCGATCGTCCGGATTCATGTAACCGGCGTACTGATCAAGGGCATGAAAGAACACGGGATCCAGCGGCACGGTTCTGGTTTTCTTGGACTTGGTGAACTCGAATGTGATTCGGCCATCGCGCAATTGCTTGCGCTTCAACTTTTCGGCCTCGCTCCATCTGGCACCGGTGCGCAAACAGATTTGAGTCACCCACCAAGTGCTTAGGTTTTGCGCATGTATCCTGATCGACTCGAGCAACTCGTCAATCTGCGACCGGCTCAAATAGTTCAACTGCCGTTCCTGTATTTTGAAGAAATCCACGTCACAGATTGGCGAATGGTAAGTAATAACCTTGAGCTTCTTCAACTTGTTGAACACCGCTGCCAAATAGCCGTGCAAGTTATTGAATGTTTTGAAGCAAACCGTATCGCCTTCGAAGGTTTTTTCATAGCGATATTTCAGAAACTGCTCGGCGGTTAACTGGCTGGCCACTGGATTTTTTAAATCGGTGGCCATTTGCAACAATGCCCGCCGCCGGCGTTCGCTGTCTGCCAGGTTAATGCCGTGGTACATGAACCAACTCTCGATCAATTCTTTCAGCGTGCGGCCATCCATCGCTTGTTCGTAATTGACGCGGTGCTCGGCCAGATAATTACGCTCGAACAATTCGGCTTCCTCTTTGGAAGCAAAGCCCGTGCGCCGGGTTCTCGGCATTCCCTTGCGGTCGATCTGCACGCGCCAGGTACCGTCACTGTCTTGTTTCGCGGCCATAACACACCTATCAATTAAAAAAATTCAACACTGCCGGTTGTGTGCGAAGACATTGGCCGGATTGGATTGGTTTTGTCTGATTTTTTCAATTTGTCTCCAAACTAGGTCAATTCTATTGATTGATAGCGGCGACCAAACACCATGGTCGCCGCAAATAACTATATAATCCCGCCACCAATAAATTAAGCGGCCTCGCCTTCGATCAGACCGGCGACATATTCCCGCGACGCTTGCAGACCGGGTAAACCATTGCTTTCGGCAAATACAACAGGCAATAACTGTTCGCAAATAACCCGATAGGTTTTGGTTTTGAATTGTTCTTTCTGTTCGTAATTAAAACCTTCATAGTTGCCTTCAACAGCAATGATAGACATCACCAAGCGTTTGATCGATTCGCCGGCCCGAGAAACCAACTCGACGGTAGAGTCCTCCACCAGCTCAACAATCAGCAAATCATTGCAGCGCTGCAAGGCGCTACGCAAACCCGCCAGTTCGGATTGAAAAATAGACAGCTCCCGGGTTTCATCATCAAGACCTTGTTGCAGTGTCGGCAATTCCGCTTTCAATTCGGATAAATGTTGCCTTTGCTCCTTGTACTGATCGCCGGTTAATGTCGGCCTCTTGAGTTTTGAATTTGAAGCGCTTAATTGATCCTCGCGTTCAAGCGTTGCCGTGATGGTTTCAATCGTGGCTTTTGTTTCCGCGATTCGGTGTTTTAAGTTTGCCGCCTGCTGGTTTTTATCCGCAATTTTGCTTTCAGCGGCTTTTATGTCCGACTTCAGCCGGACATATTCTTTAATTTGTTCAGGGTTCATAAAAATACTCAATTAAATTTTTAATGATGCTGCACAGTTGCCCGTGCAGCATGGTTGTGTAGCGGTTTAAGGGTTACACCAAATGTTCGTAAGGATTGGCGATAGTATTCAGCAACTGTTCCGCCAAATCCGCCCCTTCCTTGAACAACTCGATATGTTTAATATCCGGCTCGATGTCGCTTATCGCAAACAGACTACCCTTGACGTCCTCAACCTCCTTCTTGAGCTCACTGGCTTTTTCGCGAGACATGTTTAATCCGGCGGCATTAATCTTTTTGACTATTCCGGTCAGTTTTTTACTCGTCTCCGAAAGGAATTCGTTTCGATTTTTGTCCATGATTTGTACCTAATAATTTATTAAAGAAAACTCCGGCTTTGAACTGTCCGGACCAGCCTCCTCAAGCCCGTGCCGTCAGCGTTAAATCGCCAAGTTACCGTTCATCGAATCCGGAACGCTGTCTATCGTAAGATCGACCGGTTTAGCACCCAGTGCCGCGCGCGTAGGATCGTCTAGCGACCAAATAAGCCAACCCTGATTGCGCCGGACATCGCCGTTGTTTCTCGCCGAGTAGCCCAATGGATCGGAGTTCTTGGTGTAATAGCCTTCCAGGTTCAATTCGTCGACGATGGCCTCCAGATTGTCGACAACGAATTGACGAATCGTGTTGGTGATTTTTGGCCGCGGGTACATGACCAGGCGCGCGCGGTCGAATTCGGCCTCGAGGCCTTGGGCGCGCAACTGGGTCAGCGGCGTATTTTCTGGTAATACGGTTAAAGCCATTTTCATTCTCCAAATTAGTTACAAATGCCGACCGTTGTTTCCTACGGCCGGTTAAGCCTCCTCAAGCCCAAGCGCTACAATCGAATTTATTCGCGGTTTCCACCAGTTGGTTCATAAACAGGTCTGTATCCAGGTACGCCGGCAAAACATTGGCCGTTTAGGTGGTTGGGTATTACACCTTCCATCGCGTCTTCCGGATCGTCGGAGGCAATGAGCGGCGGCGCCGGCAAATCCCACAGCAACACGTTGTTAATGCGCTTCTCGTTGCTTTCAACCACCAAAGCCTGAGCAATCTCCGGCAAGTTGGCCGTCACAAACAAAGCCAGCGATTTTTTCATCTTGTGCCTTGGCCAAACCCTAATCCGGTTATGGTGTAAATCGGCGTCGTAGCCTTGCCGGCGCAATTCCGCCAATGGGTTAATGGTGTTTGTCATTTTCAAATCCTCAATTGGTTTTTGATAAATGACCTTTAAACAGTGGTCGTCTGCCTCCTCAAGCCGGCCATGCAAATGTGTTTAGCAATTCACCTCCACCATGAAAGCGGTTTCTCCTCAAAAAGCCGCCAAAATAAAAAAAACAAAAAAAAGTCGATTTTTGCCATCCCAACTGTACCACCACGCCGCAAGCCACGAATGGCGCGGCTTACAGCCGGTGCAGTTGCCTGGATAGCTGCTATACCAACTACCCCAGCTACACCACTTTTAAGCGAATTATCGGCTTTTGGTTTAGTTGGTATAGATACGGTATAGTTAATTAAATATTTGCTGTACCACTTAAGACACTGAAATAGCGCGGTTTTTTGTTGGTGGTACAGTTGGTACAGCAAAAAACGGCATTTTGAAATTTTCACGACTCCAAGGCCTCTTCGGGTACATCCAACATTTTGGCGAATTGCTGTACCAGTACCGCCTTGTCCGGTAATTCGTAAAACTTGCCGTTTCCTCGATCTGAACGACCATGCACCTCTATCCCCAATTTCGCCATGGTGCGACCGGTAAGATTTGCCGCTGCGGCCTTGGTGACTTTCTCGCCTTCTTCCACGCTCCAGGCTATAAAGTCATCGATCAACTCGGTTGCATGAATACGCGCCCGACCGCCGAAAGGTTCGGCTTGGGTAATCTGGTTGTAGAAGAACTGGTTAACGCCGCACAGATTACCCAGCTTCTCGGCGATTAATGCCGCCGTTTGTGGGCAGGAATACGGGTTAAAGTCGTCTATGTTGACGATTAGCAAGTAGTTCAACAATTTTGCCGGGCCGTCGTTCTCGATCCAGGCCCAAAGCCTTTTGAAATAGGCCGCGTCCTGGGCGTATCTGTCGGATGGCTCCAGCACCAAATAACGCCGCTCGCGTATGCCTGCATTCAACACCTTGGCGTGATTGCTGGCGAATATCAGCCTGCAATAGTTAGGCAAAGGTTCGATCTCCAACCCCTTGCGTTCCATGTTGACCGTGGTTTCCGAGATAATGCCTTTCAAGCGGTCGGCCACGTGCTTATCGGTCAAATCCACTTCGTCGGCAAAGATCAATAGTCGATTGGCCACCGTGCTATTAAACCGTCCGGCAATCGCATAGGCGCCATTGGTCTTGTTGCCGTGGGCTCCCAAGATTCTTAGCAACGGCTCGGCCATGGTACCTTTGCCGGTGCCTTCCACCGATTTCAACACGACGGCCACGCTGGGTTTGATGTCCGGCTTTTGGAATAGGTGCGCCATCCAGCCAATCAGGTAACGGTAAGACGGTTCATGACCGGAACACATCACATGCTTGAGGTGATCCAGGTATGGCGACACATCGCCGGCCATGGGCTTAACCTGCAAGCCTCTGAAAAAGTTCAATGCGTCCGGCGGGCATTTTTGTGGATCCGGAAAAAACCCGGTACCGCCCAGCTTGATGTTTTTGCCTGGCCACTCAAGCCAAGCCTGGCCCCGGTTCTTGCCGCTGATTTTTTTCTCGTGCAGGAATTTTTTCTTAAACTCTGCCGGCGATTCAAAGGTGAATACTTGCCCCTGCACCTGGCAGTAACGGCGGCCGACAATCACGTTTTTACCGCCAAGCATGGCATGACAGTACAGCTCGTTCATGTTGGCGAGTTCGAGCACATCGTCCGGCGTAATAGGGTCACCGTTCGCCCAGTTTGCGACCGGGGGTTGGTTCGATTGGGCGCTGACTTGATGCATACCGGCCGGCTTGGTTGCCGGCGCCGCTGTCGT comes from the Methylomonas sp. LL1 genome and includes:
- a CDS encoding chemotaxis protein CheW, with amino-acid sequence MAAIATTDQLPAVLPESSLAGAGQYLTFVLGGEVYALGILNIKEIIDYGNLTEVPMMPAFVRGVINLRGSVVPVVDLSARFGKGSTQIAKRTGIVIVETGVQSDDNQQDIGIIVDAVNEVIDIGQQDIEPPPSFGTGIRPEFINGMAKRNGRFIILLNVNRVLSVEEMADLSKAASDTSRAPALEHSGE
- a CDS encoding CHAT domain-containing protein, which codes for MRLPLTWLLTLSIQLLSSSVHAISGDLELSSLAQQGKHHELIEALEPSIRGGEDVSSFQLMMLGGAYYEVGKYRQALATVERLEKRLQAGDSSAFGADLSVYPAIIRAAVALDQGLLEEAIHQANTAAGNLKPNQPFYRSQLIMTGGTLGVAQALAGADSEARQQLERIRAVNLDTSNLGPEKYTAMARIQIALKDFASALASISDPGAAVSPTLTAFYDPTFQNLPRFFMRCKSLLETGRGSEAKLGYDELLKHPQINQYGTLYWVVLYDRARIAITENDLPAAIDLLQRAIEVIEQRRSSISTEAGRIGFVGDKQAVYAQLVSLLLRQGLDRQGFDVAERAKSRALVDLLASKSEFAIRDADPGQARRVLAEIDSLDQVTQQKLVSPVGPDTPEIRSLAVARQQLAATSPRLASLVSVGITPIGQVATMLSAEESLVEYYYSGTDLHAFVLKNGKLHAVTLDKGRIETEIQALRNAIGQPDSDKWQSHAERLYQHLWQPIDKILSGTSRIIIVPHGALHYLPFSVLRGADGKMLVERYGLSVLPSASVLQFLSPMPADSAASMLVLGNPDLSNPALDLKFAGEEATVVSHFYPDSRLLLRRDASETNLRKAGRGFRRLHIASHGSFQAEAPLDSGLHLAKDGENDGVLTVGELYGMDLDAELVTLSACETGLGKIASGDDVVGLGRGFLYAGARAIVSSLWRVDDKATGELMQAFYRNLAQHDKVEALRQAQLSTRAQFPHPFFWAAFQLTGRAN
- a CDS encoding phage integrase, whose product is MAAKQDSDGTWRVQIDRKGMPRTRRTGFASKEEAELFERNYLAEHRVNYEQAMDGRTLKELIESWFMYHGINLADSERRRRALLQMATDLKNPVASQLTAEQFLKYRYEKTFEGDTVCFKTFNNLHGYLAAVFNKLKKLKVITYHSPICDVDFFKIQERQLNYLSRSQIDELLESIRIHAQNLSTWWVTQICLRTGARWSEAEKLKRKQLRDGRITFEFTKSKKTRTVPLDPVFFHALDQYAGYMNPDDRLFTNCIGSFRRAAKHTEIIFQRGQSTHILRHSFASHFVMNGGNILSLQKILGHADISMTMRYAHLAPDHLKDAVLLNPLAVAA
- a CDS encoding primase-helicase family protein, which produces MDGSHDKPTEDLFAMLAAEGELPPKRKPVIDLDRDSVDPRGNQAQAQAKTTAAPATKPAGMHQVSAQSNQPPVANWANGDPITPDDVLELANMNELYCHAMLGGKNVIVGRRYCQVQGQVFTFESPAEFKKKFLHEKKISGKNRGQAWLEWPGKNIKLGGTGFFPDPQKCPPDALNFFRGLQVKPMAGDVSPYLDHLKHVMCSGHEPSYRYLIGWMAHLFQKPDIKPSVAVVLKSVEGTGKGTMAEPLLRILGAHGNKTNGAYAIAGRFNSTVANRLLIFADEVDLTDKHVADRLKGIISETTVNMERKGLEIEPLPNYCRLIFASNHAKVLNAGIRERRYLVLEPSDRYAQDAAYFKRLWAWIENDGPAKLLNYLLIVNIDDFNPYSCPQTAALIAEKLGNLCGVNQFFYNQITQAEPFGGRARIHATELIDDFIAWSVEEGEKVTKAAAANLTGRTMAKLGIEVHGRSDRGNGKFYELPDKAVLVQQFAKMLDVPEEALES